The stretch of DNA TCGTGCAATTGTAGGTGTACCCCTATTTTCGATTCTCTCAGGTTACGGTCTTTTTCAGATTAGCAGTTTAGTGAGTTCTGAGAGAAAAAACTATTTTAAGTGGATAGCAATTGCCATCGTAACTGCCAGTTTCACAGCATTTTTAAATTTTTACTTTAATTATTCTCAGTACATTATTGCTAACACTTCTAAAAATTGGCAATATGGCATGAAGGAAGCTATTAATTTCGCGGAAACAAGCTCCTACAATTGCACTATAGTCAGCGACAAGTTTTGGCGACCAAATATTTATATTTTATTTTATACCAAATATCCTCCCACAGAACACCAAAAAGCGCCCATTGAACCCGATGTAACCACAGGCTATTCCATTGGTAAATATCAAATAAGTTCGATTTCACAAACCCAAATTTTGAGCGGTCAATGCTTATTTATAATTCAACCAAATGAGCTTAAAGAAATCCTGGGTAAAGGAGCAACGGTACGCGAGCTAAAATCGATCGAAACTCTGGATGGGGTTGAAAAAATTAAATTAGTAGAAGTAAATGTATCTTAGTAAAGATGGTGGAATTAATTATTAAGTATTATGTCTCTATTCTTTGCACCTAATGGCTTTAAACGTGCTACTATAACTGATAGTCTACACCGCGCAATTCCGATGAGAGCACTCACCCTTGACCGCAATCCCTGTGTCCTATTGGTTGAAACGGACGAAGCTCTAGCTCAGCAGGTCAGTCTAGACTTGAAATCATCTGGCTATGAGCCTGTGGTGGCGACGGATATCGCTGGTGGTCAACATCTGGCCGCTGAGCTCCAACCTGCTTTGATTGTAATCGATCGGATGCTGCCGGGAGAAGCTGGACTGACTCTGTGTAACCATCTTAGAAATACTGGTAATAGAGTCCCCGTACTTTTGTTAATGGCTCGTGATACGGTTGAAGATCGGGTGGCGTGTTTAGAATGTGGAGCTGATGACTATTTTCTTAAGCCTTATCGAACGGAAGAATTTTTGCAGTTAGTACGTCTTTATTTGCAGCCTGATACAACTGAAGTTGAAGAATTAAGGTTTGGTGAGTTGGTGTTAGATTTGTCTACAAGGCGAGCTTTTCGTAATGGTCGGGGCATCGACTTGACAATGAAGGAATATGAGTTACTTAAATATTTAATGGAACATTCTCGCGAAGTGCTGACTCGCGAACAAATTCTGGAAAACGTTTGGGGTTACGATTTTTTGGGCGAGTCAAATGTAATTGAAGTTTATATTCGCTATTTACGTCTGAAAATTGAAGATGAAGGAGAAAAACGTTTGATTCAAACTGTACGTGGTGTGGGCTACGTTCTTCGAGAATCTTAATTTCTTAGTGGTTTTAGCCACCACTAAGAAAGTATCCGTAACGCCGCCATCTTGGGGTAAGAATATAGCCAATATGGGGCATTACGTAAGTAAAGCGTAGGTCTTGAATTAACAACTAACAACTAACTAATTTATATGAAATATCCGATCGAATTGCTTGCTCTGGGTTTCAGCTTATTATTAATCTCTTGTTCGTCCGTAGATGCTTCGAGTACCCTGGCGAAAAGTTCCACGTCTCCAACTCCACAGGAGACAAATTTGGGTCAAATGCTCCCAATTACTGCCAAGGCTAATATAGCTGGTTCTATGATTAACCTGGAAGTAACTAACACTCCTGAAGAGCAGGCTATGGGTCTAATGTACAGGACTTCTTTAGCCGACGATCGCGGGATGCTGTTCTCATTTAATCCGCCGCGACGAGTTGCTTTTTGGATGAAAAATTGCAAGATATCGCTGGATATGATTTTCCTACGAGATGGGGTGGTAAGAGCGATCGCCCGTAATTCGCCTCCCTGTACTGCTGAACCCTGTCCCACCTATGATTCCACAACCTCTGTCGATCGCGTGATTGAACTTCGGGGGGGTCGCGCTGCTGAACTCGGCGTTAAAGTCGGCGATCGCATTGCTATCCAGTTTTTGGGCTCTAATTCCCCCACCAAGCCCACCCCTTAAAATTTCTTTACAAAAAGTTATCAAAATTGTTGGAATTTTAATCTTCAAGTCTAGGCAAAAGCCAAAAAATTTGCTAATCTATCAATCCTAGCCTTGATAACGGTAAGCTTGTTTTCCTCAAAAGTTGGTTTTTTCATAGGTGTGAGAGACGAGTCAACAGTCCAGTGCTAACTTCAGGTGCATTTTGCAACCGACGGTTAGCGGAGCGAGCAACAACAATTCTAAGCAAAAGCCCCGAATTTTCTTCTGCTACGGCTAAATTTGTCTGAAGTAGGAGCGATGGAGCAAAGTTTGGTTAAGTTAGCAGGTTGGGGTTTGAGTGGAACAGTCGTTCTACTAAATAGGTCAGGATTTACGCAGAGATACCTCAAAATACCTCTTAAAAATGGAAAATTTCAAATTTTCCCATTTTTTAACAGGAGAATCTGAAAAGCCTCCTTTTTAAGGAGATTCTGGTATCTATAAATACTTAAGTCCTAATACGTAAAATTTTACGGATTCTGTAGCTTAGCAGATGAAGTTAATCGCTGAACCTATTTTAGTGGGTTTAGAAAGCAAAAATTATCTTCGTTCTTGCTGCAATCGCGATCGCAAAACGGCTTCAACCTTAGCCAAAAGCTTAGCAAATGTTTCAGCAGTTGATAGACAAAATAAAAACTGTCCAATCCACACTCAAACATATTAGGTCGATTTCACACAATGGTGTCTAACACAGGGAGATGTAAGTCACGATGGCACCCGCTACATATACTCGATTAATTCGTTTTTTACAAGAAGATTTAGCTATTTCTCCTGCTTCTATTGCTGTCGCCGAACGCGCTGGTAGCCCTCAGTGTAGGAATAACGAGCAAGATCCTCACTCTCTGCCAATGGTTCTCTGGCAGTACGGTTTGGTGACACTAGAACAGTTAGATAAAATCTTTGATTGGCTAGCAAGAGCTTAATATTTTGGTCTGTACTTTATCAACCTGCTATCTACTGTAATGGCTAATAGCTAATGGCTAATGGCTAATGGCTAATGGCTAATAGCTAATGGCTAACTATATCAGGACTTACGCTCATGGCTCCAGAAACCCGGTTATTGAGAGCATCTGTGGGTGCAGGCGAAGTATTTTCGTAAAAAACCCCGGTTTCTTTGGTTGGCTGCGTAAGTCCTGTATATTTTAGTTCTATAAGTAGTCCAAATAAATAAACGTAAAATACTCGTACCCTTACCTAAAAATAATTTGAGAACTTGACTGTAAGCAGGCTACAGTTTACGAGTACATCCTTAATTGCTAAATGCTAATTCATAATCCAGTGTGATACCAATATAGTTTGTAAGTGAGAAAGATTAGGGTTACTGTAGTCTCCTTCAGGTCTTTTGGAATCCATGAGTCGATCTCCAAAACCTAAACAATCGTACTAGAGCAAGTCAAGCTAACTAGCTTGACTTGCTATGCCCAACAGGTGCGTAATACTTTGTAAACTTGATTAAGGAGGAAATCAAATGGCTACTGTTATTTTCTACGAAAAACCAGGATGCAAAAATAACACAAAGCAAAAAGCTTTGTTGCAAGCAGCAGGACATACCATTGAAGCTCATAATTTGCTGACTACCGCCTGGACAATAGAAACTCTACGCCCATTTTTTGGGGATTTACCAGTTGTAGAATGGTTTAATTATACCGCACCTCGAATTAAATCAGGGGAGATACTTCCCGACGAATTGAATACAGAAAAGGCTTTGAATCTGATGATTAATGACCCTCTGTTGATTCGTCGTCCGCTTATGCAAGTTGGCGATCGCCGGGAAGTAGGTTTTGAGCAAGATAAAATTGCTAGCTGGATTAGTTTAGAAGCCGCAGATGCCTCTGGGCAAATTGTTCGAGATCGATTGATTCAGGAAGATTTACAAACTTGTCCTAATAGCCATCAGCCCCATTCTATTGCTTGTAAGGTTGCCGAATGCTAATTATGCACTCTCTACCTCAATCATTAGTCCTCCCTGAGCATCCTAGCCTAAGCGCCCCTTATTATTCTCTTCCCTAGCCCTGAGCATCGTAGCCCCTAGCCCCTATTATTCTCTTTCCCATTTATTGAGGATTTTTTTATGAAAACGTCCATATTTCCCCCTGACGATCTTGCTCCTATTCCAACATCTCTAGATCGAATCTTGCAGTCACAGCTTGAGGAAGCCGTGAGTTACTATTTCTATGCAGGTTGCGATCGCATCACCCAGACCCTCTTAAGTCAGTGTGAGTGGTCAATAGAAACTCTGGATGTACCAACATTGACAATTACCTGTCCTAATGCTGAAACATACTGGCATCTTGTTAGCAACATTAAAGGTATCAGCGATTATTTATCGCGCGTGACTCGTCCCAGCAGAATTGAGGTGCTTCCTAAAGACAAGAAAAATTTTTACTTTGAAGTTGAA from Kamptonema formosum PCC 6407 encodes:
- the nblR gene encoding response regulator transcription factor NblR, with the protein product MRALTLDRNPCVLLVETDEALAQQVSLDLKSSGYEPVVATDIAGGQHLAAELQPALIVIDRMLPGEAGLTLCNHLRNTGNRVPVLLLMARDTVEDRVACLECGADDYFLKPYRTEEFLQLVRLYLQPDTTEVEELRFGELVLDLSTRRAFRNGRGIDLTMKEYELLKYLMEHSREVLTREQILENVWGYDFLGESNVIEVYIRYLRLKIEDEGEKRLIQTVRGVGYVLRES
- a CDS encoding DUF192 domain-containing protein, whose protein sequence is MKYPIELLALGFSLLLISCSSVDASSTLAKSSTSPTPQETNLGQMLPITAKANIAGSMINLEVTNTPEEQAMGLMYRTSLADDRGMLFSFNPPRRVAFWMKNCKISLDMIFLRDGVVRAIARNSPPCTAEPCPTYDSTTSVDRVIELRGGRAAELGVKVGDRIAIQFLGSNSPTKPTP
- a CDS encoding DUF2949 domain-containing protein — protein: MAPATYTRLIRFLQEDLAISPASIAVAERAGSPQCRNNEQDPHSLPMVLWQYGLVTLEQLDKIFDWLARA
- a CDS encoding ArsC/Spx/MgsR family protein → MATVIFYEKPGCKNNTKQKALLQAAGHTIEAHNLLTTAWTIETLRPFFGDLPVVEWFNYTAPRIKSGEILPDELNTEKALNLMINDPLLIRRPLMQVGDRREVGFEQDKIASWISLEAADASGQIVRDRLIQEDLQTCPNSHQPHSIACKVAEC